The Agarilytica rhodophyticola genome has a window encoding:
- a CDS encoding glycosyltransferase family 9 protein, whose translation MPGQTLSLSSAPDSLCILRLSAIGDVCHAVAVVQQIQKKYPGTKITWVIGKVELSLLQGLTGVEFVVFDKRAGIRGYLELRKKLAGRTFDVVFQMQIALRASLASLCIRGKNKIGFDTYRSKEAHGLFINERIKPQQFPHVIEGFQAFAEAIGVEHMPFSWSMPLTQEQELACLDSFALPKKYAVLCPAASKAERNWNIAGYAHIAHYISTKGLDVVLCGGPTELERKLSDHIKHQAASYGDDSKLIDVVGKTSLIQLLAILKNAHFVIAPDTGPAHMAVTVNTPVVGLYAHSNPRRTGPYLYQRYVVNAYDDIIREQCGKSWQDLPWGQRAKGEDLMARISVDQVKAKIDNVLQDFYPQICDG comes from the coding sequence ATGCCCGGTCAAACTCTTTCGCTAAGTTCTGCCCCAGACTCGTTATGTATTTTGCGTCTGTCGGCGATCGGTGATGTTTGTCATGCAGTTGCGGTTGTACAGCAAATCCAGAAAAAATACCCTGGCACTAAAATTACTTGGGTTATCGGTAAAGTCGAACTCAGCTTGTTACAAGGGCTCACGGGTGTTGAATTTGTCGTCTTTGATAAACGTGCAGGTATTCGTGGCTACCTAGAGCTTAGAAAGAAGCTCGCTGGTCGAACCTTTGACGTGGTTTTTCAAATGCAAATTGCCTTGCGCGCCAGTCTCGCAAGTCTATGCATTAGAGGTAAAAATAAAATTGGCTTCGATACTTATCGCTCAAAAGAAGCGCACGGTCTATTCATTAATGAACGAATCAAACCACAGCAGTTTCCTCATGTAATAGAGGGCTTTCAAGCATTTGCTGAAGCCATTGGTGTTGAACACATGCCTTTTTCCTGGAGTATGCCCCTCACCCAAGAACAAGAACTAGCATGTTTAGATAGCTTTGCGCTGCCTAAAAAATATGCTGTCCTATGTCCTGCGGCAAGTAAAGCTGAGCGCAACTGGAATATCGCAGGATATGCCCATATTGCACACTATATAAGCACTAAAGGCTTGGACGTTGTACTGTGTGGTGGCCCGACAGAATTAGAACGAAAGTTAAGTGACCACATTAAACATCAGGCGGCATCTTATGGTGATGACTCAAAGTTGATCGATGTGGTTGGAAAAACCTCACTAATACAATTGTTAGCGATTTTAAAAAATGCACATTTTGTTATTGCCCCTGATACAGGCCCTGCACATATGGCGGTCACTGTTAATACACCCGTGGTTGGTTTGTATGCGCATAGCAATCCTCGTCGTACCGGGCCCTATTTATACCAGCGTTATGTGGTCAATGCCTATGACGATATCATTCGAGAGCAGTGCGGCAAAAGCTGGCAAGACTTACCCTGGGGGCAGAGGGCGAAAGGTGAGGATCTAATGGCAAGAATCTCAGTCGATCAAGTCAAAGCAAAAATTGATAATGTATTACAGGATTTCTACCCACAGATTTGTGATGGCTAG
- a CDS encoding TonB family protein, whose protein sequence is MRFCLIFLVFLFSVNVAGQGLNDNLSANGYAKFSEFGDGVFIAALYVDAPSSDVAALRNKTEKRIEIKIVADKYSYRRLASMFVKGVAINNPPSLLTQSAKAMENFLSWFRGNFVAGDHIVLQNKATGFALYINGVELADIKSPQLFNMLLNTWIGDVPPSRDFKASILGDTSGGDYAGEFLVLQPKPSRVSVMEGWKANLAEAEERNSQEQSASKQTIKVAAAPAVKKVVKTVAKSAATPKPKASVRPLAKQEVKKTPNVASTPQAPKAAKQEKVIKIVVTPTPKPVREIRREELVQEDAIPPSRDDEFSAENLLATQLYTNTLLRHCQSKMTYPRVSRRLGHTGVVVAKVTIDRDGKLVSSQLTQETEYDSLNSAVKNGIKRSVPYPDMPEHIKSDTFTFQVPVAYKLAN, encoded by the coding sequence GTGCGTTTTTGTTTAATATTCTTAGTTTTTTTATTTTCTGTGAATGTTGCTGGGCAAGGGTTAAACGATAATCTCAGCGCGAATGGTTATGCAAAGTTTAGTGAATTTGGAGACGGTGTTTTTATTGCCGCGCTTTACGTCGATGCTCCGTCAAGTGATGTCGCTGCTTTAAGAAATAAAACTGAAAAACGTATAGAAATAAAAATAGTTGCAGATAAATATTCCTACAGGCGTTTAGCGAGTATGTTTGTCAAGGGGGTGGCGATCAATAATCCCCCTAGTTTGTTAACACAAAGTGCTAAAGCTATGGAGAATTTTCTGAGCTGGTTTCGTGGTAATTTCGTGGCTGGTGACCATATTGTCTTACAAAATAAAGCGACGGGCTTCGCTCTTTATATTAACGGTGTAGAACTTGCCGATATTAAGTCTCCGCAATTATTTAATATGTTATTAAATACTTGGATTGGTGATGTGCCCCCAAGCCGAGATTTTAAAGCCTCTATTCTCGGTGACACTAGCGGCGGTGATTATGCCGGTGAGTTCTTGGTATTGCAGCCTAAGCCTAGTCGTGTCAGCGTTATGGAAGGATGGAAAGCAAATTTGGCTGAAGCAGAAGAGCGAAATTCACAAGAGCAAAGCGCCAGCAAACAAACTATTAAAGTGGCGGCAGCTCCAGCGGTAAAAAAAGTAGTCAAAACAGTGGCGAAAAGTGCTGCAACGCCGAAGCCGAAAGCAAGTGTTCGGCCATTAGCTAAACAAGAGGTTAAAAAAACACCGAATGTTGCAAGTACTCCGCAGGCGCCAAAGGCAGCCAAACAAGAGAAAGTGATAAAAATTGTTGTGACACCAACGCCGAAGCCAGTCAGAGAAATACGCAGAGAAGAGCTTGTACAAGAAGATGCTATACCTCCCAGTAGGGATGACGAATTTTCTGCAGAAAATCTGCTCGCCACTCAGTTATACACGAATACCTTATTACGCCATTGTCAGAGTAAAATGACCTATCCTCGTGTTTCCCGTCGTTTAGGGCATACAGGAGTGGTGGTTGCTAAAGTGACCATCGATCGCGATGGTAAACTGGTATCTTCTCAGCTGACCCAAGAAACTGAATACGATTCGCTCAACTCAGCTGTTAAGAATGGTATTAAGCGTTCTGTACCTTATCCTGATATGCCAGAGCATATAAAAAGTGATACGTTTACTTTTCAAGTACCAGTGGCTTATAAACTTGCTAACTAG
- the waaA gene encoding lipid IV(A) 3-deoxy-D-manno-octulosonic acid transferase, translating into MVPLFFYKLLLTLITPFLCLGLFIRSIKQRSYRQRILERFGLAQVERSGGIVIHGASVGEVIALRPFIEALLIQYPQHLITVTTFTPTGSEQVKKSFGSRVQHCYLPFDTPYSVALFLNKLKPLAIVIMETEIWPSLIDACNTRKIKLLLINARISARSFTRYQKIQSLITGTLCKVDNILAQSKEDAERFIQLGALADSTSVSGNLKYDLVKPEDIEDKAIEIVNATKNRKVWVIGSSHQDEEALILSSLKVIHRKHPDILCILAPRHPERIKPLELSIQTEGLSVVKRSQGQLPSEQHNIWLIDTMGELLLFYRIADVCTVAGSFGATGGHNPLEPALFSCPIIVGPNMSNFQDIAQRLEQANGWLQVDDSNAETLANAVTKMVSDPDHAQQLGENALTVLKQNQGATKTSVDKLDQLLYRL; encoded by the coding sequence ATGGTGCCATTATTTTTCTACAAACTACTATTGACGCTTATTACACCATTCTTGTGTCTGGGTTTATTCATTCGCTCTATCAAGCAAAGGTCATATCGCCAAAGGATTTTGGAGCGTTTTGGTTTGGCGCAAGTCGAGAGATCCGGAGGTATTGTTATTCATGGAGCAAGTGTAGGAGAGGTTATTGCCCTTCGCCCTTTTATTGAGGCATTGCTTATACAATACCCGCAGCACCTTATTACCGTGACAACCTTTACACCAACAGGCTCTGAACAAGTTAAGAAAAGTTTTGGCTCACGAGTGCAACACTGTTATTTACCCTTTGATACACCTTATTCCGTCGCGCTTTTTCTTAACAAGCTAAAACCTCTGGCCATCGTGATTATGGAAACAGAAATCTGGCCAAGTCTTATCGATGCTTGCAATACACGTAAAATCAAGCTGCTTTTAATTAACGCAAGGATTTCAGCCCGATCTTTTACACGCTACCAAAAAATACAATCATTAATAACAGGCACGTTATGCAAAGTAGATAATATATTGGCGCAGAGTAAGGAAGATGCGGAACGTTTCATACAGCTCGGAGCGCTCGCCGACAGCACAAGTGTATCAGGCAACTTGAAATACGACTTAGTTAAACCAGAGGACATAGAAGACAAAGCTATAGAAATTGTAAACGCAACCAAAAATCGAAAGGTTTGGGTCATCGGCAGCAGCCATCAAGATGAAGAAGCCTTAATACTATCAAGCCTAAAAGTCATACACCGCAAACATCCCGATATATTATGTATACTAGCTCCACGCCATCCAGAGCGAATCAAACCTCTTGAATTAAGTATCCAAACAGAAGGCTTGTCAGTGGTAAAAAGAAGCCAAGGGCAGTTACCTAGTGAACAGCACAACATTTGGCTAATCGATACTATGGGCGAGCTACTGCTGTTTTATAGAATTGCAGATGTATGCACAGTGGCCGGCAGTTTTGGCGCGACTGGTGGTCATAACCCATTGGAACCGGCACTTTTCTCTTGCCCAATTATCGTCGGGCCAAATATGAGTAATTTTCAAGATATTGCACAACGACTTGAGCAGGCCAATGGATGGTTGCAAGTTGACGACAGTAACGCCGAAACGCTAGCAAATGCCGTGACTAAAATGGTGAGTGATCCCGATCATGCACAGCAGCTCGGAGAAAATGCACTAACGGTACTTAAGCAAAACCAAGGGGCTACCAAAACTAGCGTAGACAAGCTCGATCAACTGCTCTACAGACTCTAG